The segment ACCTCACCGTCCGTCGCGTCGGCTTCGGGGCCATGCGGCTGCCCCAGCGCGGTGAGGCGCTCGTCGAGCAGGCCGTGCCCCGCGACCGCGACGAGGCGATAGCCGTTCTGCGCAAGGCCGTCGACCTCGGCGTGAACCACATCGACACCGCCGCCTTCTACTTCTCCCCGCTCCGCTCCGCCAACGAGCTGATCAGCAGCGCCCTCGGCGGCCCCTACCCCGACGACCTCGTCATCGCCACCAAGGTCGGCCCCTGCCGGGACGCCTCCGGTGCCTGGAGTGAGCACGCGCGTACCCCCGCAGCGCTCCGCGGCCAGGTCGAGGAGAACCTGCGCCAGCTCGGCCGCGACCACCTCGACGTCGTCAACCTCCGTATCGTCGGCACCGATTCGATCGCCGAGCGCTTCGGCGCCCTCGCCGAGCTCCGCGAGGCCGGCCTCATCCGGCATCTCGGCGTCTCCAACATCACCCCCGAGCAGCTCGCCGAGGCGCAGTCCATCGCCCCCGTCGTCTGCGTGCAGAACATGTACGGGATCGGGGTCCGCCCCGAGTACGCGGACTTCGTGCGTCTCTGCGGTGAACAGGGCATCGCCTTCGTACCCTTCTACGCCATCGCCGCCGCCGGCCGTCAGGGCGGGGCCACCGCCCCCGAGAGCCCCGAGGTCCTCGCCGTCGCCGAGGCGCACGGTGCGAGCCCCGCCCAGGTCCGGATCGCCTGGACCCTCCACCAGGGCCCCCACCTCCTCGCCATCCCCGGCACCGGCGACCCCGACCACCTCGCCGCCAATGTCGCCGCAGGCGCGCTCCGGCTCACCACCGAGGACCTGGCCCTCCTCGACACGCTGCACCGCGAGCCCGTTCCCGAGGCTCCCTAGACTCCGTCCTCATGACGACCACGCCGAGCCCCGCTCCCTCCGCCGCCCCCGCTCTCGCCGCCGACCTCGCCCCCACCGGCGTCCTCCGGGCCTCCGTCAATCTCGGGAACCCGGTGCTCGCGCAGGGCACCCCCGAGGCTCCGTCCGGGATCACCGTCGATCTGGCGCGGGAGATCGGGGCGCGGCTCGGTCTGCCGGTCGAGCTGCTCTGCTTCGACGCGGCGCGGAAGTCGTTCGAGGCGATGGCCGACGGCCGGGCGGACCTCTGTTTCCTCGCCGTGGATCCCGCGCGGGAGACGGAGGTGGCGTTCACCGCTCCGTACGTCGTCATCGAGGGGGTGTACGCCGTCCCGCGGGGCTCCGGCCTCACCACGGTCGAGGACGTGGACGCGCCCGGCGTCCGGATCGGCGTCAAGCAGGGTTCCGCGTACGACCTGTTCCTCTCCCGATCCCTCGCGCACGCGACGGTCGTACGCGGGGAGGAGGGCGTCGACACGTTCCGGGAGGAGGGGCTGGAGGCGGGTGCGGGCATCCGGCAGCCGATGACCTCGTACGTCGCACGGAATCCCGAAGTCCGCCTGATCGAGGGCCGGTTCATGGAGATCCGACAGGCGGTCGGGACGACGGTCACCCGCGCCCCGGAGACCGTCGCCTTCCTCCGCGCCACCGTCGAGGAGCTGAAGGCGAACGGCTTCGTCGCGGAGTCCCTGCGCCGGGCCGGACAGGACGAGGCCCTGCTCGCCCCGCCCGCCTGACGTTCCGGGAGGCCTCAGCCCACCACGTCCTCCGGCGTCAGCGGCTCCCCCGGGATCAGGATCCGGTCCCGGGGCCCGTAAGGGATGAGCTCGTCCCACCATCTCGCCGTCGGGTCGAAGCGGGCGTACGCCGCCGTGCCGGCCGGGGCGGGGCCGCGGGTCCGGAGCGCGCGAAGGGCGAAGGCGGGGCCGTCCCGTAGCTGGACGATCCCGTCGACGGCGAGCGGGCCGCGCTCCGTGCACATCACCGGGCCGCCCACCGGGCCGACCACTGGTCCGCTCCCCCGACCCACCGGCCCCAGAGCCCGCCGTACCGCCTCCCCGTGGACATCCACGACCGCGGCCAGCGGCAGGCCGAAGCAGCGGCGCACGCCCGTGCCGCGCTCGACGAGCATGCGGTGCGGGACGAGGCCCAGCTCGGTCTGCTCCTGCCACAGGCGCGCCCAGACTCCGGCGTCGTCGTTGACGTGGCGCAGGACGGCGCCTCGGGTGCGCAGCACCGCTCCCGTCGCGAGGAGGCGGCCGACGGCTCGGCGGGTCGGTTCCGGGTGGAGTTCCCGGGGGTGGGAGACGTGCAGCAGCAGGGTGAGGTGGCGGCCGGAGGCGACGACGCGTTCGAGGAGGCGGAGGAGGTCGTCGACGTCGGGGGCGTCGAGGAAGCGTTGTGGGGAGAGGGACACGGCCTTGGTGCGGATGTGGATCGTCCGGACGTGCGGCCGGTCGAGGAGCGGCGTGACGTACGGATCGAGGAGCTCGGTCCGCATCAGCAGCGGGTCCCCGCCGTCGAGGACGACCTCGGTGATCTCCGGGTGCCGGGCCAGGTGGGCGGTCATCGCTCCGGGTCCGCCGAGCGCCCGCCCGCGCGCCGGGTCGCCGGTGAAGTGGGGCCAGCGGAAGCAGGACGCGCAGTGGCTGGGGCAGGTCCGGCCCTGGCCGGGGCCCTGGTGGGGGAGGACGAGCAGCGTCTCCGGGTACGGGTGCCGGAGTTCCCCGCCGTCCCGGCCGGCCGGGTGGGGGTCGAGCCGTTCCCGCAGGCCGTCGACGACGAGCCGCAGTCGGTCCCGGTCGCCGTCCCGGAGGGTCTGCTCGACGGCGGCGAAGTCCGCGGGGGCGAGCAGGTCGCGGTGGGGCATGAGGAGCCGGTAGAGGGGGTCGTCTGGGGCGCGCGACCAGTCGATGAGTTCGTCGGCGGCGTGGGAGCCGATCCTGAAGGGCAGGACCCGGCCGACGACGTCGGCGTCGTGGGCGAGGGCGGGTTGCCCGGTGCGGTCGGCGATGAGTCGGCCGAGGCGGTGACCCGTGTGGACGGTCACCCGTCCCCCCTCGCCCTCACCCACGCAGGAACGTCGGTCGGCTGCACGGTCGTCGCCTCCCCGAAGGGCTCGCTGAGGGCCGGTGCGGCGGCCCACCCCAGGGCGATGATGGGGAGTGCGGCCGCTGCCGCCAAGAGCGCTAGCGGTGGGCCGGATCGGGGGCAACCCGGGACTCCGGCCAATCGTCCGTGACACGTACCGGACAGCGGCGCTCGGCGCCGACGGCCGGTCCGGGCCGATACGACCGGGTTCACACCCGGGGGCTTTCGGCCGGGGTGCACGGGGGCGTGCGGGCGGGACGTCTGCCAGATTGGCGCCTTTCCTCCGGCGGGGACGGCGATGGCGGACCGCACCGGAACGCCCCCGGAACACGCCGAGGACCCGGCCGTGGTGGCCGGGCCCTCGGGTGGAGCGGATCAAGTGGGGCAGGACGGGGAAGCGTCAGGAGAGCGTCTTGAACGTGTTCCAGCCGCTCGTGCCGATCAGGGCCCGGGTGCCGTAGAGACCGGTCCCGGTGCCGCTGTACCGCCACAGCTTGCCGGCGGTGTCGCGGGCGACGAGGTCCGTGCGGCCGTCGCCGGAGAGGTCGCCGGTGCCGACGAGGGAGGAGTAGCCGCCCCAGCCGCCGCCGACCTTGACGCGCGCGGTGACGCCGCCGGTGGCCGTGCCGTAGTACCGCCAGAGCACGCCCGCCGCGTCCACGCCGAGCAGGTCGCCGCGGCCGTCGCCGTTCAGGTCACCGGCGCCGAAGAGCTTCTTGTACAGCTTCCAGTCGGCGCCGATCCTCACCCGGGACTTGACCCGGTGGTCGACCGTACCGCCGTAGAAGTACACGTCGCCGGTGGAGGCCTGACGTGCGATCAGGTCGATGAACCCGTCACCGTTCGCGTCGCCCGGGGACGTCAGGACGTCGTACTGTGCCCAGCCCGTGCCGACCGGGGTGTACGGCGAGGAGGCCGAGACCACCTTTCCGCAGCCCGGCCGGTAGGCGCGCAGCTGGTCGCCGACGCGCACCAGCACGTCCGCGCACCGGTCGCCGTTCACGTCGCCGAACGGCACGGCCACCGACGAGGTCGCGAACTTCGTTCCCGTACCGGCGATCCGCGCCGAGAGCGCGCCCGTGCCCGTGCCCCGGTACATGGACACCAGGCCCGCGGTGTCCATCACCAGCAGGTCACCGAAACCGTCGTCCCCGGCGAGGTCGCGCCAGACGGTCGCGCCGCCGGTCACCCCGACCGATCCGGTCTGGACGAGGTCGGCGCCCTGGCCGTCGGCGGGCTTGGCGGTCAGGGTCCAGGTGTACGCGCCGTTGGCGGCGTACCGGCCCGCCGTGTCCTTGCCGTCCCACGCCGGAGCGACGAGACCCCGGGCCTCGCCGCCCGTCAGGGTGCGGACGACCTTGCCGGTGGCCTTGTGCTTCAGCACGAGGGACCAGGAGCCGGCGGGCTTGGAAAGCCACCAGCGCGGCTTCCAGGCGCCCGACCTGAGGTTGACGGACGTCGCGGTGGCCCTGTCGTACGTGGTGAGGCGGCTGGTGACACCACCGAGGCCGACGATGTGGATCGCCTGCTGGTCGTCGATGTGGGCGATGCCGCCGCCGAAGCGGTCGACCGTCCAGCCGTCGTCGGGACCGGGGTGGCTTTCCGGCACGTGGCCGATGTGCTTGAGGACGGGCCGTCCGGATCGGACGTCGATCGTCTGGAGCCCGCCTGCCTCATAGCCGTTGAACGCCAGGAACCCGTCTCCCAGGTGCAGTTCCTCTCCGATCATGGTGATCGGGAGGTGGACCGGGATCTTCGCCTTCGTCTCGCGGTTGTAGACCGTCACCGAGTCTCCGTCCTCACAGAGCGCGGAGATCCACTTGCCGACGGCCCTGATGTCGGGGTTGACGCAACCGTTCCCGAGGGCGATCTTCTCGACGACGGCGCCCGTCCGCACGTCGACCGCCGAGACGGTGTC is part of the Streptomyces sp. NBC_00250 genome and harbors:
- a CDS encoding aldo/keto reductase translates to MTTTPTPTTPASAAGTWALGDLTVRRVGFGAMRLPQRGEALVEQAVPRDRDEAIAVLRKAVDLGVNHIDTAAFYFSPLRSANELISSALGGPYPDDLVIATKVGPCRDASGAWSEHARTPAALRGQVEENLRQLGRDHLDVVNLRIVGTDSIAERFGALAELREAGLIRHLGVSNITPEQLAEAQSIAPVVCVQNMYGIGVRPEYADFVRLCGEQGIAFVPFYAIAAAGRQGGATAPESPEVLAVAEAHGASPAQVRIAWTLHQGPHLLAIPGTGDPDHLAANVAAGALRLTTEDLALLDTLHREPVPEAP
- a CDS encoding transporter substrate-binding domain-containing protein — protein: MTTTPSPAPSAAPALAADLAPTGVLRASVNLGNPVLAQGTPEAPSGITVDLAREIGARLGLPVELLCFDAARKSFEAMADGRADLCFLAVDPARETEVAFTAPYVVIEGVYAVPRGSGLTTVEDVDAPGVRIGVKQGSAYDLFLSRSLAHATVVRGEEGVDTFREEGLEAGAGIRQPMTSYVARNPEVRLIEGRFMEIRQAVGTTVTRAPETVAFLRATVEELKANGFVAESLRRAGQDEALLAPPA
- a CDS encoding lysine 2,3-aminomutase — its product is MTVHTGHRLGRLIADRTGQPALAHDADVVGRVLPFRIGSHAADELIDWSRAPDDPLYRLLMPHRDLLAPADFAAVEQTLRDGDRDRLRLVVDGLRERLDPHPAGRDGGELRHPYPETLLVLPHQGPGQGRTCPSHCASCFRWPHFTGDPARGRALGGPGAMTAHLARHPEITEVVLDGGDPLLMRTELLDPYVTPLLDRPHVRTIHIRTKAVSLSPQRFLDAPDVDDLLRLLERVVASGRHLTLLLHVSHPRELHPEPTRRAVGRLLATGAVLRTRGAVLRHVNDDAGVWARLWQEQTELGLVPHRMLVERGTGVRRCFGLPLAAVVDVHGEAVRRALGPVGRGSGPVVGPVGGPVMCTERGPLAVDGIVQLRDGPAFALRALRTRGPAPAGTAAYARFDPTARWWDELIPYGPRDRILIPGEPLTPEDVVG